From the Bombus vancouverensis nearcticus chromosome 3, iyBomVanc1_principal, whole genome shotgun sequence genome, one window contains:
- the nst gene encoding phosphoglucomutase 3-like protein nst isoform X1, with product MESSQLKNIFNIKYVKKCSDDIQYGTAGFRAKANVLEHVLYRMGLLAVLRSKVKNAAIGLMITASHNIGSDNGVKLIDPAGEMLEAAWEHIATNLVNVEDSNLVSTIEHIIKEQNVNMSTNAVVITGRDTRESSPTLLNAALAGIEALRGFVQDFGIVTTPQLHYLVVCTNTNGSYGDPTLYGYYVKLSEAFKYIRQNMVNNGQYVAELLLDAANGVGANAIREFQNYIGTAIAINVYNDGDGKLNHMCGADYVKVQQVPPINFPLKSNVRCASIDGDADRIIYFYMDEDNKFHLLDGDRIATLIAEYLKELLQESNLSLQLGLVQTAYANGSSTDYISNVLQIPVACVSTGIKHLHNKALEFDIGIYFEANGHGTVLFKETTIETIKKAIINPEQSTSEKRAASKLLNIINVINQTVGDAFSDMLLVETILHAKGWDIIEWEKMYKDLPNQQLKIKINDKNVITTTNAGRQCVTPEGLQNEIDKVVSQYKKGRSFVRPSGTEDIVRVYAECENLCDLNKLITDVALLVYDRAGGIGPKPQLS from the exons ATGGAATCTtctcaattaaaaaatatttttaatatcaaatatGTGAAAAAATGCAGCGATGATATTCAATATGGAACAGCCGGCTTTAGAGCGAA gGCAAATGTTCTTGAACATGTTCTGTATAGAATGGGATTGCTAGCAGTATTGAGATCTAAAGTTAAAAATG CTGCAATTGGTTTAATGATTACGGCAAGTCATAATATTGGGTCTGATAATGGTGTGAAACTTATAGATCCAGCTGGTGAAATGTTAGAAGCAGCTTGGGAACATATAGCTACCAACTTAGTTAATGTAGAAGATTCAAATTTAGTTTCTACAATAGAGCATATTATAAAAGAACAAAATGTTAACATGTCTACAAATGCAGTTGTAATAACTGGTAGAGACACTAGAGAAAGTAGTCCTACATTATTAAATGCTGCTCTTGCAGGAATTGAAGCCTTACGCGGATTTGTACAAGATTTTGGTATAGTTACAACCCCTCAGTTACATTACCTTGTTGTATGTACAAACACAAATGGTAGTTATGGCGATCCCACTTTATATGGTTATTATGTAAAGTTATCAGAAGCATTTAAATATATAAGACAAAATATGGTTAACAATGGACAGTATGTTGCAGAATTGTTATTAGATGCTGCTAACGGTGTTGGAGCTAATGCCATAAGAGAATTTCAAAATTACATAGGAACAGCAATTGCAATTAATGTATATAATGATGGAGATGGGAAATTAAACCACATG TGTGGAGCTGATTATGTGAAAGTACAACAAGTACCACCTATAAATTTTCCTCTCAAATCAAATGTTAGATGTGCATCCATAGATGGTGATGCAGATAGAATTATTTACTTCTACATGGATGAAGATAATAAATTTCATCTTTTGGATGGTGACCGAATAGCAACACTTATTGCTGAATATCTTAAAGAACTTTTACAAGAAAGTAATTTATCACTTCAACTTGGTTTAGTACAAACAGCATATGCTAATGGTAGTTCTACTGATTATATTTCAAATGTGCTA CAAATTCCAGTTGCTTGTGTATCAACTGGTATTAAACATCTACATAATAAAGCACTAGAATTTGATAtaggaatatattttgaagcaaaTGGTCATGGAACTGTACTTTTTAAAGAAACTACTATTGAAACAATTAAGAAAGCTATCATAAATCCAGA aCAATCTACAAGTGAGAAAAGAGCTGCCTCGAAATTActgaatataataaatgtaattaatcaAACAGTTGGAGATGCTTTTAGTGATATGTTGCTAGTAGAGACAATTTTGCATGCGAAAGGCTGGGATATTATAGAATGGGAAAAAATGTACAAAGATTTACCAAATCAAcaactaaaaataaaaattaatgataaaaatgttattacAACAACTAATGCAGGAAGACAATGTGTAACACCAGAAGGATTACAAAATGAAATTGATAAAGTAGTATCACAATATAAAAAAGGACGATCTTTTGTAAG accGTCAGGAACTGAAGACATAGTACGAGTATATGCAGAATGTGAAAATTTATGCGaccttaataaattaattacagaTGTGGCATTGTTAGTCTACGATCGTGCAGGTGGAATTGGACCTAAACCTCAACTTTCCTA G
- the nst gene encoding phosphoglucomutase 3-like protein nst isoform X2 has translation MESSQLKNIFNIKYVKKCSDDIQYGTAGFRAKANVLEHVLYRMGLLAVLRSKVKNAAIGLMITASHNIGSDNGVKLIDPAGEMLEAAWEHIATNLVNVEDSNLVSTIEHIIKEQNVNMSTNAVVITGRDTRESSPTLLNAALAGIEALRGFVQDFGIVTTPQLHYLVVCTNTNGSYGDPTLYELLLDAANGVGANAIREFQNYIGTAIAINVYNDGDGKLNHMCGADYVKVQQVPPINFPLKSNVRCASIDGDADRIIYFYMDEDNKFHLLDGDRIATLIAEYLKELLQESNLSLQLGLVQTAYANGSSTDYISNVLQIPVACVSTGIKHLHNKALEFDIGIYFEANGHGTVLFKETTIETIKKAIINPEQSTSEKRAASKLLNIINVINQTVGDAFSDMLLVETILHAKGWDIIEWEKMYKDLPNQQLKIKINDKNVITTTNAGRQCVTPEGLQNEIDKVVSQYKKGRSFVRPSGTEDIVRVYAECENLCDLNKLITDVALLVYDRAGGIGPKPQLS, from the exons ATGGAATCTtctcaattaaaaaatatttttaatatcaaatatGTGAAAAAATGCAGCGATGATATTCAATATGGAACAGCCGGCTTTAGAGCGAA gGCAAATGTTCTTGAACATGTTCTGTATAGAATGGGATTGCTAGCAGTATTGAGATCTAAAGTTAAAAATG CTGCAATTGGTTTAATGATTACGGCAAGTCATAATATTGGGTCTGATAATGGTGTGAAACTTATAGATCCAGCTGGTGAAATGTTAGAAGCAGCTTGGGAACATATAGCTACCAACTTAGTTAATGTAGAAGATTCAAATTTAGTTTCTACAATAGAGCATATTATAAAAGAACAAAATGTTAACATGTCTACAAATGCAGTTGTAATAACTGGTAGAGACACTAGAGAAAGTAGTCCTACATTATTAAATGCTGCTCTTGCAGGAATTGAAGCCTTACGCGGATTTGTACAAGATTTTGGTATAGTTACAACCCCTCAGTTACATTACCTTGTTGTATGTACAAACACAAATGGTAGTTATGGCGATCCCACTTTATATG AATTGTTATTAGATGCTGCTAACGGTGTTGGAGCTAATGCCATAAGAGAATTTCAAAATTACATAGGAACAGCAATTGCAATTAATGTATATAATGATGGAGATGGGAAATTAAACCACATG TGTGGAGCTGATTATGTGAAAGTACAACAAGTACCACCTATAAATTTTCCTCTCAAATCAAATGTTAGATGTGCATCCATAGATGGTGATGCAGATAGAATTATTTACTTCTACATGGATGAAGATAATAAATTTCATCTTTTGGATGGTGACCGAATAGCAACACTTATTGCTGAATATCTTAAAGAACTTTTACAAGAAAGTAATTTATCACTTCAACTTGGTTTAGTACAAACAGCATATGCTAATGGTAGTTCTACTGATTATATTTCAAATGTGCTA CAAATTCCAGTTGCTTGTGTATCAACTGGTATTAAACATCTACATAATAAAGCACTAGAATTTGATAtaggaatatattttgaagcaaaTGGTCATGGAACTGTACTTTTTAAAGAAACTACTATTGAAACAATTAAGAAAGCTATCATAAATCCAGA aCAATCTACAAGTGAGAAAAGAGCTGCCTCGAAATTActgaatataataaatgtaattaatcaAACAGTTGGAGATGCTTTTAGTGATATGTTGCTAGTAGAGACAATTTTGCATGCGAAAGGCTGGGATATTATAGAATGGGAAAAAATGTACAAAGATTTACCAAATCAAcaactaaaaataaaaattaatgataaaaatgttattacAACAACTAATGCAGGAAGACAATGTGTAACACCAGAAGGATTACAAAATGAAATTGATAAAGTAGTATCACAATATAAAAAAGGACGATCTTTTGTAAG accGTCAGGAACTGAAGACATAGTACGAGTATATGCAGAATGTGAAAATTTATGCGaccttaataaattaattacagaTGTGGCATTGTTAGTCTACGATCGTGCAGGTGGAATTGGACCTAAACCTCAACTTTCCTA G